In a single window of the Phaeobacter sp. G2 genome:
- a CDS encoding phosphatidylglycerol lysyltransferase domain-containing protein: MQSLKSPSAGLPLHVLRMTVPFAMAGLCLWAIFTRIELPSLADLGGLLGGLQMWQWLAACGATAVSFWALGRYDSVAHRHLQTGLDGPQARRAGMAAIAFSQLVGFGLLTGAYARWRLVPGLTAMQAAQLTGLVGLTFLAALTVICGIAMVLFPVFAWFPPIGALLITAALTASLLSFVAPRLDLGSVSLRWPSLTAMAALLVWALIDVTAAGTALWMLLPASLDISWATLLVVYAIALGAAILSSAPGGTGPLELMVFSLLPAHDSAGLLAALLAFRLVYYALPAAIACVVMVVPERLKSTRAPLTDPDLLGAQQRSAETLHHHRLRAESGVIRQNGGHIQAFGFNQLALLDSPQISVALFDPMTGNLKETLTPLQRYARQRNTAPCFYKCSARNALAARQAGWAVLRIAAEAVVSPIHFSESGSNHRQLRRKLRHAEKAGISVRPAPPNLPLDQMAALDQAWQDRHGSAHGTTMGRFEANYLTMQRVFLAWQEERIIGFVSLHTAETEWCLDLIRICPNAPDGTGHIMLRAAIAAAREDEVPRLSLAAVPDHRLAPRMDQGLRRFKACFAPDWQPRYMACPTWADMAIAGFELYRLIHRPGPVHPASLALLHRQNGNPGTDRDAETLAWQSAQEAQPGSAHSAARAS, encoded by the coding sequence ATGCAGAGCCTCAAATCCCCCTCGGCAGGACTGCCTCTTCACGTCCTGCGCATGACAGTGCCCTTTGCGATGGCAGGCCTCTGCCTTTGGGCGATTTTCACCCGCATTGAGCTGCCCTCCCTTGCGGATCTCGGCGGTCTGCTTGGCGGCTTACAAATGTGGCAATGGCTGGCGGCCTGTGGTGCAACAGCGGTCAGTTTTTGGGCCTTGGGGCGCTATGATTCCGTGGCCCATCGACATCTGCAAACTGGCCTGGATGGTCCACAGGCGCGACGCGCCGGGATGGCCGCGATTGCCTTTTCGCAATTGGTCGGCTTTGGGCTGCTGACCGGGGCCTACGCCCGCTGGCGGTTGGTGCCGGGATTGACCGCGATGCAGGCTGCGCAGCTGACTGGCCTTGTCGGGCTGACTTTTCTGGCCGCACTGACAGTGATTTGCGGCATTGCCATGGTCCTGTTTCCGGTCTTTGCCTGGTTCCCCCCCATAGGCGCCCTGCTGATCACCGCCGCCCTCACCGCTAGTCTCCTTAGCTTTGTGGCCCCCCGACTGGACCTCGGGTCTGTGTCATTGCGTTGGCCCTCGCTGACGGCCATGGCGGCGCTTTTGGTCTGGGCGCTCATTGATGTCACGGCCGCTGGCACGGCACTCTGGATGTTGTTGCCCGCCTCGCTTGACATTTCTTGGGCCACTTTGCTGGTGGTCTATGCCATCGCCCTGGGCGCCGCGATCCTGTCCTCTGCGCCTGGCGGCACTGGCCCTTTGGAACTGATGGTCTTTTCCCTACTGCCCGCACATGACAGCGCTGGCCTGCTCGCTGCACTGCTGGCGTTTCGGCTGGTCTACTACGCCCTGCCCGCAGCCATCGCCTGCGTCGTGATGGTTGTGCCAGAGCGGCTCAAATCCACCCGCGCGCCGCTCACGGATCCGGATCTGTTGGGGGCACAGCAACGCTCAGCCGAGACCCTGCACCACCACCGCCTGCGGGCAGAAAGTGGCGTAATCCGCCAAAATGGCGGCCATATTCAGGCCTTTGGGTTTAACCAGCTGGCGCTGTTGGACAGTCCGCAAATCTCTGTGGCGCTGTTTGACCCGATGACCGGCAATCTCAAAGAAACCCTCACGCCGTTGCAGCGATATGCCCGTCAGCGCAATACGGCACCCTGTTTTTACAAATGTTCAGCCCGCAACGCCCTGGCGGCGCGGCAAGCCGGCTGGGCGGTGTTGCGGATCGCCGCTGAAGCCGTGGTCTCGCCGATACATTTCAGCGAATCCGGATCCAACCATCGCCAATTGCGGCGCAAACTGCGCCATGCGGAAAAAGCCGGTATTAGCGTCCGCCCCGCACCCCCCAACCTGCCATTGGACCAAATGGCAGCCCTGGATCAAGCCTGGCAGGATCGCCACGGCAGCGCCCATGGCACCACCATGGGCCGCTTTGAGGCCAATTACCTGACCATGCAGCGTGTCTTTCTCGCCTGGCAGGAGGAGCGCATTATCGGTTTTGTCAGCCTGCACACTGCTGAAACAGAATGGTGCCTTGATCTGATCCGCATCTGCCCAAATGCCCCCGATGGGACGGGCCATATCATGCTGCGTGCAGCCATTGCTGCCGCACGGGAAGACGAGGTTCCTCGCCTGTCACTGGCGGCCGTCCCCGATCACCGCTTAGCCCCCCGCATGGACCAGGGCCTGCGCAGGTTCAAAGCCTGCTTTGCACCAGACTGGCAGCCCCGCTACATGGCCTGCCCAACCTGGGCTGATATGGCAATCGCCGGATTTGAACTTTACCGCCTGATCCATCGCCCTGGCCCGGTTCACCCCGCCAGCCTGGCGCTGCTGCACAGGCAAAACGGCAACCCGGGCACAGACCGAGACGCCGAAACATTAGCCTGGCAGAGCGCACAGGAGGCTCAGCCAGGATCAGCGCATTCTGCTGCGCGTGCCTCATGA
- a CDS encoding PA0069 family radical SAM protein — MEQMIHSPALRRKARASLSNASSRFDLGRESVDDGWEQEQPPEVIPTEIRLEQVRSAISYNRSPDLPFDRSVNPYRGCEHGCIYCFARPSHAYLGLSPGLDFETRLIARPNVAQVLRQELSKPRYKVATLAMGTNTDPYQPCERDHGLARACLEVLQDFNHPIAIVTKGSLIERDLDLLSDMATKGLVRVGISVTTLDPELSRRMEPRAPTPARRLAVINRLSDAGVPVRLMASPVVPGLTDHELEALLAAGASAGADAASWIMLRLPREVSELWQDWLAEHEPGRAAKVMARLREMHGGRDYDPRWGQRMRGEGEYAAMIGRRFNAACRRLGLAERQPDLTTDLFERPPQPGDQLGLF, encoded by the coding sequence ATGGAACAGATGATTCACTCCCCCGCGCTGCGTCGCAAAGCCCGCGCCAGCCTCAGCAATGCGTCAAGCCGCTTTGATTTGGGCCGCGAGTCCGTTGACGATGGCTGGGAACAAGAGCAGCCCCCAGAGGTGATTCCCACCGAAATTCGGCTCGAACAGGTCCGCAGCGCCATTTCATACAACCGCTCACCGGATCTGCCCTTTGATCGCTCGGTCAATCCGTACCGGGGCTGTGAACACGGCTGCATCTATTGTTTTGCCCGCCCCAGTCACGCCTATCTTGGCCTGTCGCCGGGGTTGGATTTCGAAACCCGTCTGATTGCCCGTCCCAATGTGGCGCAGGTGCTGCGACAGGAGCTGTCAAAGCCGCGCTACAAGGTGGCAACCCTGGCCATGGGCACCAATACCGACCCCTACCAGCCTTGCGAGCGTGACCACGGCCTGGCGCGGGCCTGCTTGGAGGTGCTGCAGGACTTCAACCATCCGATTGCCATTGTCACCAAGGGCAGTCTGATAGAGCGCGATCTTGATCTTCTGTCGGATATGGCAACCAAAGGCCTGGTGCGGGTTGGGATCTCTGTTACCACCCTGGACCCGGAGCTGTCGCGCCGGATGGAGCCGCGTGCACCGACGCCTGCGCGGAGGCTGGCGGTGATCAACCGTCTGTCTGATGCAGGCGTGCCGGTTCGTCTGATGGCCTCACCTGTGGTGCCGGGGCTGACGGATCACGAGCTGGAGGCCCTCCTGGCTGCTGGTGCTTCTGCGGGCGCGGATGCGGCCAGCTGGATCATGCTGCGGTTGCCGCGCGAAGTGTCGGAGCTGTGGCAGGACTGGCTGGCGGAACATGAGCCCGGTCGTGCGGCAAAGGTGATGGCACGGCTGCGAGAAATGCATGGCGGGCGTGACTATGACCCACGCTGGGGGCAACGCATGCGCGGCGAGGGGGAATACGCCGCCATGATCGGGCGCCGATTCAATGCAGCCTGTCGGCGGTTGGGGCTTGCGGAGCGTCAGCCAGATCTCACAACGGATCTGTTTGAACGGCCTCCCCAACCGGGGGATCAGCTCGGGCTGTTTTGA
- a CDS encoding ATP-binding protein codes for MNAPQTHKTPPEKETGSRTIPWGARLALLLFMGVAAVTVWVTNQQLTHRFTDSTRNRGELRLALYSGNLVSELRRHAIVPQLLARDQTLIAALQSQDFSLSTQRLLSFIDEIGANSIMLMASDGRTVAATNRNRLGENHRNEAYFVDAARARSTVFSVIKREVGGYRFTYSRRMVDTSGLLGVIVIEVDLRKFERAWAGVSDAVMVTDSRGNIVLATEARWRGLKEEEALVLQTPESAIQRAIRATADWSTLPPDAYLQGEAVMRLENRVPFQGWRMTSFTTFASIPEKVNAVLALEIMGFAILLALAFYALSRKTAIRMALFQRESAELRVLNARLQREIAERERMQKTLAVAEQSLAQSSKLAALGEMSAAVSHELNQPLAAMKTYLAGARLLLNRNRPDEALASFGRIDDLIERMGAITRQLKSYARKGGDAFSPVNLGDALASSLSMMEPQLRQRHVKITRILPEDPVFVMADRMRLEQVMVNLLRNALDATKSVEEPEVEILLAAGETATLTVRDNGVGIEDFGSLFDPFYTTKQAGDGVGLGLAISSGIVNDLGGRLAARNGQKNGAVFEMQLPILVDGIEAAE; via the coding sequence ATGAATGCGCCGCAGACACACAAAACACCCCCAGAAAAAGAGACCGGATCGCGTACCATTCCCTGGGGCGCGCGGCTGGCGCTGTTGCTGTTCATGGGGGTTGCAGCTGTCACTGTCTGGGTGACAAACCAGCAGTTGACTCATCGCTTTACCGACAGCACCCGCAACCGCGGCGAGCTGCGGCTGGCGCTGTATTCTGGCAACCTGGTCAGCGAGTTGCGCCGCCATGCCATCGTGCCGCAGTTGTTGGCGCGGGATCAGACGCTGATTGCGGCGTTGCAAAGCCAGGATTTCTCGCTGTCAACGCAGCGCTTGCTTTCATTTATTGATGAGATCGGCGCAAATTCGATCATGCTGATGGCCAGCGATGGCCGCACGGTTGCGGCGACCAATCGCAATCGCTTGGGCGAAAATCACCGCAATGAAGCCTATTTTGTTGATGCAGCCCGCGCCAGATCCACGGTGTTTTCGGTAATCAAGCGCGAGGTGGGCGGGTATCGTTTCACCTATTCACGCCGCATGGTTGATACCTCTGGGCTGTTGGGGGTGATCGTCATCGAGGTCGACCTGCGCAAGTTTGAGCGGGCCTGGGCCGGGGTGTCGGATGCGGTGATGGTCACTGACAGCAGGGGCAATATCGTGCTCGCCACCGAGGCGCGCTGGCGGGGTCTGAAAGAAGAGGAGGCGCTGGTCCTGCAAACGCCCGAAAGCGCCATTCAGCGCGCCATCCGGGCGACGGCGGACTGGAGCACCCTGCCACCGGATGCCTATTTGCAGGGCGAAGCGGTAATGCGGCTGGAAAACCGGGTGCCGTTTCAGGGCTGGCGAATGACCTCTTTCACCACCTTTGCCTCGATCCCCGAGAAGGTGAACGCGGTATTGGCGCTGGAAATCATGGGATTCGCCATCCTGCTGGCGCTGGCCTTTTATGCACTGAGCCGGAAGACGGCGATCCGGATGGCGCTGTTCCAGCGCGAGTCGGCGGAGCTTCGCGTATTGAACGCGCGCTTGCAGCGGGAAATTGCCGAGCGTGAGCGCATGCAAAAGACCCTCGCCGTGGCCGAACAAAGCCTGGCGCAGAGCTCTAAACTCGCCGCCCTGGGGGAGATGTCTGCGGCTGTCAGCCACGAGTTGAACCAGCCCCTGGCGGCAATGAAAACCTACCTCGCCGGGGCGCGGCTTTTGCTCAATCGCAACCGCCCTGACGAGGCGCTAGCCTCCTTTGGGCGGATTGATGATCTGATTGAGCGCATGGGCGCCATTACCCGGCAGCTGAAATCCTATGCCCGCAAGGGGGGCGATGCGTTCAGCCCTGTAAACCTTGGCGATGCGCTGGCCTCCAGCCTGTCGATGATGGAACCGCAACTGCGGCAGCGCCATGTCAAAATCACCCGCATTCTGCCCGAAGATCCGGTTTTTGTCATGGCGGATCGCATGCGGCTGGAACAGGTGATGGTCAACCTCTTGCGCAATGCCCTGGATGCTACCAAATCGGTGGAGGAGCCGGAGGTCGAGATCCTGTTGGCCGCAGGGGAGACCGCGACCCTGACGGTGCGCGACAATGGGGTGGGGATCGAGGATTTTGGCAGCTTGTTTGATCCGTTCTACACCACCAAACAGGCTGGCGACGGGGTTGGGCTGGGGCTTGCCATCTCCTCTGGGATCGTCAACGACCTAGGGGGCCGGCTCGCGGCGCGCAACGGGCAAAAAAACGGCGCCGTGTTTGAGATGCAATTGCCGATCCTTGTGGACGGCATCGAGGCCGCTGAATAG
- a CDS encoding corrinoid protein gives MSEEEEIILAELDDEELVQQMFDDLYDGMKEEIEEGVQILLSRDWEPYKVLTEALVGGMTIVGADFRDGILFVPEVLLAANAMKGGMAILKPLLAATGAPRMGSMVIGTVKGDIHDIGKNLVSMMMEGAGFEVVDLGINNPVENYLEALEEHNPDILGMSALLTTTMPYMKVVIDTMIEQGKRDDYVVLVGGAPLNEEFGKAIGADGYCRDAAVAVEMAKDFVARKHNQMSA, from the coding sequence ATGTCAGAAGAAGAAGAAATCATCCTGGCGGAACTGGACGACGAAGAACTTGTCCAACAGATGTTTGATGACCTTTATGACGGTATGAAGGAAGAAATCGAAGAAGGTGTTCAGATCCTTCTGTCGCGCGACTGGGAGCCCTATAAGGTGCTGACAGAAGCGCTGGTTGGCGGCATGACCATTGTTGGCGCCGACTTCCGCGATGGCATCCTGTTTGTTCCAGAAGTTCTGCTGGCGGCAAACGCGATGAAGGGCGGCATGGCGATCCTGAAACCTCTGCTGGCGGCAACTGGCGCGCCACGTATGGGTTCGATGGTGATTGGCACCGTCAAAGGCGACATCCACGATATCGGCAAAAACCTTGTCTCGATGATGATGGAAGGCGCTGGTTTTGAGGTGGTCGACCTGGGCATCAACAACCCGGTCGAAAACTACCTGGAAGCGCTGGAAGAGCATAACCCCGACATCCTGGGCATGTCCGCCCTGCTGACCACCACCATGCCCTACATGAAAGTGGTGATCGACACGATGATCGAACAAGGCAAGCGCGATGACTATGTTGTTCTGGTTGGCGGCGCACCGCTGAACGAAGAATTTGGCAAAGCAATCGGCGCTGACGGCTATTGCCGGGACGCCGCTGTTGCAGTGGAAATGGCCAAGGACTTTGTTGCGCGCAAGCACAACCAGATGAGCGCCTGA
- the purS gene encoding phosphoribosylformylglycinamidine synthase subunit PurS, with amino-acid sequence MKARVHVMLKNGVLDPQGEAVRHALGALGFDKVEGVRQGKVIDLDLTAGATEADVTEMCEKLLANTVIESYSIEMK; translated from the coding sequence ATGAAGGCACGGGTGCATGTTATGCTGAAGAACGGGGTTCTGGATCCACAGGGTGAGGCCGTGCGCCACGCGCTTGGGGCTCTGGGCTTTGACAAGGTTGAAGGTGTGCGGCAGGGCAAGGTGATTGATCTTGATCTCACCGCGGGCGCCACTGAGGCCGATGTCACCGAGATGTGCGAAAAGCTGCTCGCCAATACCGTCATCGAATCCTACAGCATCGAGATGAAGTGA
- the bmt gene encoding betaine--homocysteine S-methyltransferase, which produces MTNFFAEFLMEKDVLLADGATGTNLFNMGLQSGDAPELWNTDEPKKIMALYQGSVDAGSDLFLTNSFGGTAARLKLHDAQGRVRELNRAAAELGREVADKANRKIAVAGSVGPTGEIMLPVGELSHELAVEMFHEQAEALKEGGVDVLWVETISAPEEFRAAAEAFALADMPWCGTMSFDTAGRTMMGVTSADLAQLVEDLPNPPLAFGANCGTGSSDILRTVLGFAAQGTERPIISKGNAGIPKYVDGHIHYDGTPELMGEYAVMARDSGAKIIGGCCGTMPEHLRAMRQALDTRPRGDRPSLEKIVEVLGPFTSASDGTGEEEKAASERRSRRGSRRRS; this is translated from the coding sequence ATGACCAATTTTTTTGCCGAATTCCTAATGGAAAAAGACGTCCTTCTGGCCGATGGCGCCACGGGCACCAATCTCTTTAACATGGGGTTGCAGTCCGGGGATGCGCCCGAGCTGTGGAATACGGATGAACCCAAAAAGATCATGGCGCTGTACCAGGGCTCGGTGGATGCAGGCAGTGACCTGTTCCTGACCAACAGCTTTGGTGGCACCGCTGCCCGTTTGAAACTGCACGACGCTCAGGGGCGGGTGCGGGAGCTCAACCGCGCCGCTGCAGAACTGGGTCGCGAAGTTGCCGATAAGGCCAATCGCAAGATCGCTGTTGCAGGCTCGGTTGGCCCCACCGGTGAAATCATGTTGCCTGTGGGTGAGTTGAGCCACGAACTGGCTGTCGAAATGTTCCACGAGCAAGCCGAAGCCCTGAAAGAAGGCGGTGTTGACGTGCTCTGGGTTGAGACCATTTCAGCCCCCGAAGAATTTCGCGCCGCCGCCGAGGCCTTTGCCCTGGCAGATATGCCCTGGTGTGGCACCATGAGCTTTGACACCGCCGGGCGCACCATGATGGGCGTCACCTCTGCCGATCTGGCCCAGCTGGTTGAGGATCTGCCCAATCCACCGCTGGCCTTTGGCGCCAACTGCGGCACCGGGTCGTCGGATATTCTGCGTACCGTTCTGGGCTTTGCCGCCCAGGGCACGGAACGGCCGATTATTTCCAAGGGCAACGCCGGCATTCCAAAATACGTTGATGGGCACATCCACTATGATGGCACCCCCGAACTGATGGGCGAATATGCCGTCATGGCGCGGGATTCTGGCGCCAAAATCATCGGTGGCTGCTGTGGCACCATGCCGGAGCACCTGCGGGCCATGCGCCAGGCCCTGGACACCCGCCCCCGTGGAGACCGCCCAAGCCTGGAGAAAATTGTCGAGGTGCTAGGTCCCTTTACCTCTGCCAGCGATGGCACTGGTGAAGAGGAAAAGGCCGCCAGCGAACGCCGCTCCCGTCGCGGAAGCCGCCGTCGCAGCTAA
- the purQ gene encoding phosphoribosylformylglycinamidine synthase subunit PurQ, translated as MKAAVVVFPGSNCDRDLAVAFEQAGFDVSMVWHKDSVLPEGIDIVGVPGGFSYGDYLRCGAIAAQSPICRAVVEHADRGGYAMGVCNGFQILTETGVLPGALLRNAGLKYICRTVDLQVATEQSVFTQGYAKGDVIGIPIAHHDGNYFADAETLAALKDQDRIAFTYADNPNGSVDDIAGILSENRRVLGMMPHPERAADEGHGGTDGTAVFRALAGIVAAA; from the coding sequence ATGAAAGCAGCCGTCGTCGTATTTCCCGGATCCAATTGCGACCGCGATCTTGCGGTTGCCTTTGAACAGGCCGGTTTTGATGTCTCCATGGTCTGGCACAAGGACAGCGTCCTGCCTGAAGGTATTGATATCGTAGGCGTTCCCGGTGGCTTCTCCTATGGGGATTACCTGCGCTGTGGCGCCATTGCTGCGCAATCGCCAATCTGCCGGGCGGTTGTCGAACATGCCGATCGTGGCGGCTATGCCATGGGGGTTTGCAACGGCTTTCAGATCCTCACAGAGACCGGCGTTTTGCCGGGGGCACTGCTGCGCAATGCCGGGCTGAAATACATCTGCCGTACCGTTGATTTGCAGGTCGCCACCGAGCAGAGCGTCTTTACCCAGGGCTACGCCAAGGGCGATGTGATTGGCATCCCGATCGCGCATCACGATGGCAACTACTTTGCCGATGCCGAGACCCTTGCGGCGCTGAAGGATCAGGACCGTATCGCCTTTACCTATGCCGACAACCCTAATGGGTCGGTGGACGATATCGCCGGCATCCTGTCGGAAAACCGTCGTGTGCTTGGCATGATGCCGCATCCGGAACGCGCCGCCGACGAAGGCCACGGTGGCACCGATGGAACGGCAGTCTTTCGCGCATTGGCCGGTATTGTCGCCGCTGCGTGA
- a CDS encoding sigma-54 dependent transcriptional regulator: MAQAMKIAIVDDEQDMRQSISQWLALSGYDTETFASAEDALKELGADYPGIVISDIKMPGMDGMQFLKKLMGSDSGLPVIMITGHGDVPMAVEAMRVGAFDFLEKPFNPDRMSELAKRATGARRLTLDNRALRRELSDGGQIMKKLIGMSPVMERLREDILDLGQADGHVLIDGETGTGKTLVAHALHAVGSRAGKKFVLISCAALEEEALSKRLFGPMQPEDSLLPALEEARGGTLVLEGIEALSETLQAKLLSAINEQGMPGETRIIAISNLQEAGKTCEDALRPDLFYRLAALRIMVPPLRQRGEDILTLFTRLCEQFAEEYGCDAPQVSAQEAAQLLQAPWPGNVRQLINVAERAVLQARRGSGTIASLLMSDHEEMQPVMTTEGKPLKEYVEAFERMLIDNTMRRHKGSIASVMEELCLPRRTLNEKMAKYALQRSDYLG; the protein is encoded by the coding sequence ATGGCACAGGCCATGAAAATTGCGATCGTTGATGATGAGCAGGATATGCGCCAGTCAATCAGCCAATGGTTGGCGCTTTCGGGCTACGACACCGAGACCTTTGCCAGCGCCGAAGATGCGCTAAAGGAGCTTGGGGCGGATTATCCGGGTATCGTTATCTCGGATATCAAGATGCCCGGCATGGATGGAATGCAGTTCCTGAAAAAACTGATGGGCAGCGACAGTGGCTTGCCGGTGATTATGATCACTGGCCATGGGGATGTCCCTATGGCGGTTGAGGCGATGCGGGTCGGGGCGTTTGATTTCCTGGAGAAACCGTTCAACCCCGACCGGATGTCAGAGCTGGCCAAACGTGCCACCGGTGCCCGCCGCCTGACCCTGGACAACCGGGCCCTGCGCCGGGAGCTGTCTGACGGTGGTCAGATCATGAAGAAACTCATTGGTATGAGCCCAGTCATGGAGCGCCTGCGCGAAGACATCCTGGATCTGGGCCAGGCCGACGGCCACGTGCTGATTGACGGGGAAACCGGCACCGGCAAGACGCTTGTCGCCCATGCGCTACATGCGGTGGGTAGCCGTGCGGGCAAGAAGTTTGTGCTGATCTCCTGCGCCGCGCTGGAAGAAGAGGCCCTGTCCAAACGTCTGTTTGGCCCGATGCAGCCAGAAGACAGCCTGCTGCCCGCCCTGGAAGAGGCGCGGGGCGGTACCCTGGTTCTGGAAGGGATCGAGGCGCTGAGCGAAACCTTGCAGGCCAAGCTGTTGAGCGCCATCAACGAGCAAGGCATGCCCGGAGAGACGCGGATCATTGCGATCTCGAACCTGCAGGAAGCCGGGAAAACCTGTGAAGACGCCCTGCGCCCGGATCTGTTTTATCGCCTTGCGGCCCTGCGCATCATGGTGCCACCGCTGCGCCAGCGCGGCGAAGACATCCTGACGCTGTTTACCCGGCTGTGCGAACAGTTTGCCGAAGAATACGGCTGCGACGCTCCGCAGGTCTCGGCGCAGGAGGCGGCGCAGCTGTTGCAGGCCCCCTGGCCGGGCAATGTGCGTCAGCTGATCAATGTGGCAGAGCGGGCCGTGCTGCAGGCGCGCCGCGGTTCCGGCACCATTGCATCGCTATTGATGTCCGATCACGAAGAGATGCAGCCGGTGATGACCACCGAAGGCAAGCCCTTGAAGGAATATGTCGAAGCCTTTGAGCGGATGTTGATCGACAACACCATGCGCCGTCACAAGGGCTCTATTGCCAGCGTGATGGAAGAGCTCTGCCTGCCGCGCCGGACCCTGAATGAAAAGATGGCAAAATACGCGCTGCAGCGCTCTGACTATCTGGGATAG
- a CDS encoding phosphoribosylaminoimidazolesuccinocarboxamide synthase, whose product MARRKKIYEGKAKTLYEGPEPGTIVQYFKDDATAFNAEKKDVIEGKGVLNNLLSEYFMKGLGQIGVPTHFLKRLNMREQLVRSCEIIPLEVIVRNYAAGSMSKRLGIDEGTQLPRPIVEYCYKDDALGDPLVTEEHIAAFGWASQQDMDDILSLALRVNDFMSGVMLAVGIRLVDFKIEIGRVYDGDFQRLVVADEISPDSCRLWDIETGQKLDKDVFRRDLGSLTDAYSEVARRLGVMPNNPPAPSKPTLVN is encoded by the coding sequence ATGGCACGTCGCAAAAAGATCTACGAAGGCAAAGCCAAAACACTGTATGAAGGTCCGGAACCCGGCACCATCGTGCAGTATTTCAAGGATGATGCCACTGCTTTCAACGCCGAAAAGAAAGACGTGATCGAAGGCAAGGGGGTTCTGAACAACCTGCTGAGCGAATATTTCATGAAGGGGTTGGGCCAGATTGGTGTGCCAACGCATTTCCTGAAACGGTTGAATATGCGCGAACAATTGGTGCGCTCTTGCGAGATCATTCCGCTGGAAGTGATCGTGCGCAACTATGCGGCGGGCAGCATGTCCAAACGGCTGGGCATTGACGAGGGCACACAGCTGCCACGGCCCATTGTGGAATATTGCTACAAGGACGACGCCCTGGGGGATCCGCTGGTCACCGAAGAGCACATTGCCGCCTTTGGCTGGGCCAGCCAGCAGGACATGGATGATATTCTCAGCCTGGCGCTGCGGGTGAATGACTTTATGTCCGGGGTGATGCTGGCCGTGGGTATTCGTCTGGTGGATTTCAAAATCGAGATTGGCCGCGTCTATGACGGTGATTTTCAGCGTCTGGTGGTGGCCGATGAAATCAGCCCCGACAGCTGCCGCCTGTGGGATATCGAGACAGGCCAGAAACTGGACAAAGACGTGTTCCGGCGCGATCTGGGCAGCCTGACCGATGCCTATAGTGAAGTGGCGCGTCGCCTTGGCGTGATGCCGAACAACCCGCCAGCCCCCAGCAAGCCAACGTTGGTGAACTGA